The following are encoded in a window of Lacinutrix sp. WUR7 genomic DNA:
- a CDS encoding acyl carrier protein: MKNIIINTILTHFRDVKPKLEIDSNDSNFKEELGVDSLDMAEFVARIEQEYRIEIPDTDWSQIATVNLMAEYIHNVQH, translated from the coding sequence ATGAAAAATATTATTATAAATACCATTTTAACGCATTTTAGAGATGTGAAACCTAAATTGGAAATCGATTCTAATGACTCTAATTTTAAAGAAGAATTGGGTGTCGATTCTTTAGATATGGCAGAGTTTGTTGCCAGAATAGAACAGGAGTATAGAATAGAAATTCCAGATACAGATTGGTCACAAATTGCGACAGTAAATCTAATGGCAGAATACATTCATAATGTACAACACTAA
- a CDS encoding carboxypeptidase-like regulatory domain-containing protein yields the protein MKFKNILFFLLLSIFSFFKIEAQTISGKVISSSNEEIPFATIQIGNDYGVISNEEGNFSIETKGFIATDSVTISCLGFEKNAFILEDFTSKEYVLNEKLNELSEVFLNHTALSADSIMFYVNANLKTNYKLDLNDFKVFSRKTDYIVGDLADFKIKKSTGFKRKQLKAFNDDFDKLETSLVNNKSKQYTDFVGSLKVLDKDNAKLEVEKAISLRDEKNNQSMESLAERGQDIVMKHLDKDKMYTVKSGFFKVTDSATVNKEEIKKRQDTVNTLRYAKNETFNMIKNSSFSNPDAKLDFVTNTRKYKYSLKDVTFLDSEMVYIIAFKPKRSSALYTGSLYVSNDTFAVIRADYDFYENRIGDKLNLRLLLGIKYIEKNKKGIVVYKKWDDNFYYPSYINTQIDRYFYVNRPIKFIENDNSRNKVAFNFKIEGTFKGKSELLIISRSDLQTTDFTNYTEKTRIDYENPKAYDATIWSDYNVLEPLNDMKNFKIESEEEN from the coding sequence ATGAAATTTAAAAATATCCTTTTCTTTCTTTTGCTAAGCATTTTTAGCTTTTTTAAAATAGAAGCACAAACCATTTCTGGAAAAGTAATATCTTCTTCCAATGAGGAAATTCCTTTTGCTACCATTCAAATAGGGAATGATTATGGTGTTATTTCTAATGAAGAAGGAAACTTTTCTATAGAAACGAAAGGTTTTATAGCAACAGACTCTGTTACCATTTCCTGTTTGGGTTTCGAAAAAAACGCCTTTATTCTAGAAGATTTCACATCTAAAGAGTATGTGCTAAACGAAAAATTGAATGAACTTTCAGAAGTATTTTTAAACCATACAGCGCTATCTGCAGACTCTATTATGTTTTATGTAAATGCGAACTTAAAAACGAATTATAAATTAGACCTCAATGATTTTAAAGTCTTTAGCAGAAAAACAGATTATATTGTTGGTGATTTAGCAGATTTCAAAATTAAAAAATCCACAGGCTTTAAACGAAAACAACTGAAAGCATTTAATGATGATTTTGATAAGCTAGAAACTTCTTTAGTAAATAATAAATCGAAACAATACACAGACTTTGTAGGTTCTTTAAAAGTTTTAGATAAAGATAATGCCAAACTAGAGGTAGAAAAAGCGATTAGCTTACGGGATGAAAAGAACAACCAATCTATGGAAAGTCTAGCAGAACGCGGACAAGATATAGTGATGAAACATCTAGATAAAGACAAGATGTATACCGTTAAATCTGGTTTTTTTAAAGTCACAGATTCTGCTACTGTAAATAAAGAAGAAATTAAGAAAAGACAAGACACAGTAAACACGCTTCGATATGCGAAAAACGAAACGTTTAACATGATAAAGAATAGTAGTTTTTCTAATCCAGATGCGAAACTAGATTTTGTTACTAACACTAGAAAATATAAATATTCCCTTAAAGATGTCACTTTTTTAGACAGTGAAATGGTGTATATTATAGCGTTTAAACCAAAAAGATCTTCTGCTTTATACACAGGAAGCCTATATGTTTCTAATGATACATTTGCTGTAATTAGAGCAGATTATGATTTTTATGAAAACCGAATTGGTGATAAATTAAATCTGAGACTTTTATTAGGAATAAAATACATTGAAAAAAACAAGAAAGGTATTGTTGTCTATAAAAAATGGGACGATAATTTCTACTATCCTAGTTATATAAACACACAAATAGATCGCTACTTCTATGTAAACAGACCTATTAAGTTTATTGAAAATGACAATTCTAGAAATAAAGTAGCTTTTAACTTTAAAATTGAAGGTACTTTTAAAGGTAAATCTGAATTGTTAATTATTTCTAGAAGTGATTTGCAAACTACTGATTTTACTAACTATACAGAAAAAACTAGAATAGATTATGAAAACCCTAAAGCCTACGATGCCACAATTTGGAGCGATTACAATGTTTTAGAACCTTTAAATGATATGAAAAACTTTAAGATAGAATCTGAAGAAGAAAACTAA
- a CDS encoding C25 family cysteine peptidase → MKLKQHKTILIVKPQFSSDAKSEENFMLLKSTYIKHHIEVHVIDYDARPSYNQIQSQVKNQDAVLLIGDAKCFPKNALKFPFIKTMENKKIPIAWLPIRNSEDLFTFSKTIDEVHGRKQEQCAIALLSQKHPRFVRIVDRMATILKTPSLLSYKWSSDLLFRESMIAGLESGIGLATYFGHGRPIGWVGYYGLRSHHFENKKSKPVGALLSLCCKTASRKNTEISFCEQLVLDGKTAVTFGAVDSTLHTDNTRWSVGITKALLGGASTIAELVIQATPKNLSSYTHYRLIGDPLAPIYSSKETALLANTIKTYP, encoded by the coding sequence ATGAAGCTAAAGCAGCATAAAACCATTTTAATTGTAAAACCACAATTTTCTTCCGATGCCAAATCGGAAGAAAATTTTATGTTGCTTAAAAGTACATATATAAAGCATCATATAGAGGTGCATGTGATTGATTATGATGCAAGACCAAGTTATAATCAGATTCAAAGTCAAGTTAAAAATCAAGATGCCGTATTATTAATTGGTGATGCGAAATGCTTTCCAAAAAACGCATTAAAGTTTCCATTTATTAAAACCATGGAAAATAAAAAAATACCGATTGCTTGGTTGCCCATTAGAAATAGTGAAGATCTCTTTACCTTTTCTAAAACTATTGATGAAGTGCATGGCAGAAAACAAGAACAATGTGCTATCGCTTTACTTTCACAAAAGCATCCTAGGTTTGTCAGAATTGTAGATCGTATGGCCACTATTTTGAAAACACCAAGTTTGTTGTCCTACAAATGGAGTAGTGATTTACTATTTCGAGAAAGTATGATTGCAGGTTTGGAAAGCGGAATCGGATTAGCAACCTATTTCGGACATGGCAGACCTATTGGTTGGGTGGGCTATTATGGTTTGCGTTCGCATCATTTTGAAAATAAAAAATCAAAACCTGTTGGAGCTTTGCTATCCTTATGTTGTAAAACTGCGAGTAGAAAAAATACAGAAATCTCCTTTTGTGAGCAATTGGTTTTAGATGGAAAAACGGCGGTTACATTTGGTGCAGTAGACAGTACTTTACATACAGACAATACCAGGTGGTCTGTTGGTATTACCAAAGCATTATTAGGAGGCGCAAGCACTATTGCAGAATTAGTTATTCAAGCAACACCAAAAAATCTTTCGTCATATACACACTATAGATTAATTGGAGATCCGTTAGCACCAATTTATTCTTCCAAAGAAACCGCATTATTAGCTAATACTATAAAAACATATCCATGA
- a CDS encoding beta-ketoacyl-[acyl-carrier-protein] synthase family protein — translation MYNTNEIAVTGLGVVCSLANNITDFWNALLNDSSGIKNWEDLKHSDFKYIHASRVENIECDPLQRGFHFSVAAIEQAIKQANCSKTEKWGLFLGTTMGESAAFEAIAENKQTLIPEAYTGFGICKRLMKKYPAIDKFQCFATACAAGNYALKAGMDALQKGEISMAIVGGVDPFSKIAMTGFSRSRAMSPSGICKPFDANRDGMILGEGAGFLVLEKVENATKRNANFLAVLDDCALSCDAYHPTAPKPDSSGIINCFQQLLKTNNLKPSQIDWISAHGTGTKLSDQSEAQAIAKVFDTHSPYVSSIKPKIGHTLGASTAIEAIVSVLSIQHQTIPHTLNYTNAEFDIRIPKKPVLTKVDKVLNCGYAFGGLNSITLFSSWN, via the coding sequence ATGTACAACACTAATGAAATAGCAGTTACTGGATTAGGTGTTGTTTGTTCGTTAGCAAATAATATCACGGATTTCTGGAATGCACTATTAAACGATAGTTCTGGTATTAAAAACTGGGAAGATTTAAAACATTCCGATTTTAAATATATCCATGCAAGTCGCGTAGAAAATATAGAATGTGATCCTTTACAGCGAGGATTTCATTTTTCTGTTGCAGCAATAGAGCAAGCTATAAAACAAGCGAACTGTTCAAAAACAGAAAAATGGGGTTTATTTCTAGGAACTACTATGGGAGAATCTGCTGCTTTTGAAGCTATAGCAGAAAATAAACAAACACTAATTCCGGAAGCGTATACTGGTTTCGGAATTTGTAAACGCTTGATGAAAAAGTATCCTGCAATAGATAAATTTCAATGTTTCGCAACCGCTTGTGCAGCTGGAAATTATGCGCTTAAAGCGGGAATGGATGCTTTACAAAAAGGAGAAATTTCTATGGCTATTGTTGGTGGAGTAGATCCTTTTTCTAAAATTGCAATGACAGGTTTTAGTAGGAGTAGAGCGATGAGTCCTTCCGGGATTTGTAAACCTTTTGATGCGAATCGGGATGGAATGATTTTAGGCGAAGGTGCTGGTTTTTTAGTTTTAGAAAAAGTAGAAAATGCAACCAAGAGAAATGCGAATTTCCTTGCTGTTTTAGACGATTGTGCTTTGTCTTGTGATGCCTATCATCCAACAGCTCCAAAACCGGATTCTTCCGGAATTATCAACTGTTTTCAGCAACTTTTAAAAACAAATAATTTGAAACCTTCGCAAATCGATTGGATTTCTGCACATGGAACTGGAACCAAATTGTCCGATCAATCGGAAGCTCAAGCAATAGCAAAAGTGTTTGATACACATTCACCGTATGTTTCTAGTATTAAACCTAAAATCGGACATACATTAGGTGCTTCCACAGCAATTGAAGCTATCGTTTCTGTGCTTTCTATTCAGCATCAAACCATTCCGCATACGCTTAATTATACCAATGCCGAATTTGATATTCGTATTCCGAAGAAACCTGTTTTAACCAAAGTCGATAAAGTACTGAATTGTGGTTATGCTTTTGGAGGATTAAATTCTATAACCTTATTTTCATCATGGAATTAA
- a CDS encoding YebC/PmpR family DNA-binding transcriptional regulator, whose translation MGRAFEFRKARKMKRWSAMSKAFTRIGKDIVMAVKEGGPDPASNSRLRAVIQNAKAVNMPKDNVERAIKKASDKSLGDYKEVIFEGYAPHGIAVLVETATDNNTRTVADVRSYFNKCDGSLGTSGSVVFMFDHTCNFRIEAEGLDPEELELEFIDFGAEEVFADDDGILIYAPFESFGAIQAELESRGIEILSSGFERIPQVTKKLTPEEAADVEKLLEKLDDNDDVQNVYHTMEESTEE comes from the coding sequence ATGGGAAGAGCTTTCGAATTTAGAAAAGCACGTAAAATGAAACGTTGGTCGGCTATGAGTAAAGCCTTTACACGTATTGGTAAAGACATTGTAATGGCTGTTAAAGAAGGTGGTCCAGATCCAGCAAGTAACTCACGTTTAAGGGCCGTTATTCAAAATGCAAAGGCTGTAAACATGCCTAAAGACAATGTAGAACGTGCTATTAAAAAAGCAAGCGATAAAAGTCTAGGAGATTATAAAGAAGTAATTTTTGAAGGCTATGCACCGCACGGAATTGCGGTTTTAGTAGAAACTGCAACAGATAATAATACACGTACCGTTGCAGATGTAAGAAGCTATTTTAATAAATGTGATGGTAGTTTAGGTACTTCAGGTTCTGTAGTATTTATGTTTGATCATACTTGTAATTTTAGAATTGAAGCCGAAGGACTAGATCCGGAAGAATTAGAATTAGAATTTATTGACTTTGGTGCAGAAGAAGTTTTTGCTGATGATGATGGTATTTTAATCTATGCTCCCTTTGAAAGTTTTGGTGCTATACAAGCAGAACTAGAATCTCGTGGTATTGAAATTCTTTCTTCTGGCTTTGAACGTATTCCACAAGTAACTAAAAAACTTACTCCAGAAGAAGCTGCAGATGTAGAAAAACTTCTAGAGAAATTAGATGATAATGATGATGTACAAAACGTATATCATACCATGGAAGAATCTACAGAAGAATAA